The Cystobacter ferrugineus genome includes a window with the following:
- a CDS encoding A24 family peptidase: MTPSHIALWIVLGMALVISVVTDVLRRRILDVVTYPLMVVALGVRLASEGVGGLETGLVSGVVSGAGLALVLVPAALRGRMGWGDVKLMAGVGAVLGFPAVMAAAAFISLVGALQAVVTLLWHGAVWETLADLVRRWAVRVRWMQEGAVDAPRRHIPYGVAIALGTFWAMWWQHDRLG, encoded by the coding sequence ATGACGCCCTCTCACATCGCGCTGTGGATCGTCCTGGGCATGGCGCTGGTGATCTCGGTGGTGACGGACGTGCTGCGCCGCCGGATCCTCGACGTCGTCACCTATCCCCTGATGGTGGTGGCCCTGGGGGTGCGTCTGGCGAGCGAGGGAGTGGGAGGGCTGGAGACGGGGCTGGTGAGTGGGGTGGTGTCCGGGGCGGGCCTGGCACTGGTGCTGGTGCCGGCGGCGTTGCGCGGGCGCATGGGGTGGGGGGATGTGAAGTTGATGGCGGGTGTGGGCGCGGTGTTGGGCTTTCCCGCGGTGATGGCCGCGGCGGCATTCATCTCCCTGGTGGGAGCCCTGCAGGCGGTGGTGACGCTGCTGTGGCACGGCGCCGTCTGGGAGACGTTGGCCGACCTGGTGCGGCGCTGGGCCGTGCGGGTACGGTGGATGCAGGAGGGCGCGGTGGACGCGCCGCGACGCCATATCCCGTATGGCGTGGCGATCGCGCTGGGGACTTTCTGGGCCATGTGGTGGCAGCACGACAGATTGGGGTAG
- a CDS encoding type II and III secretion system protein family protein, giving the protein MLGRFTQAAAIGALLTVLVAASAQAQDSSTLNLGVGAQKVLSIPGMTRISIGDPGVAEVKALGPGQVLVLGQGEGKTTLLVWKGNGQRVTYNIAVRKQDPTEVSSDIKKLLGEIEGVSIRIVGDRIFLDGQAYTSADAARIEEVAALYPNVKSFVKVAPNAKKLVAQNLTAAFQKAGLRNVQVNPQGSTIFLEGSVESQQEMQKAELLVKALGEKVENLLVVGIKKMIISEVQFVEIRRNSRDRYGIKYPTDIAGTVSATATINQALFPGSFGSGAGMASLTGGSEFAVGFQGNDGYGRLLAQPKLVCASGEKAEFLAGGEVPVPLITQNQFSVEYKPYGVILNLRPTADSNGNIQTEIEAEASELDTSVAVSIGGSAAIPGFRTRKVKTNVTVRHGETIVLSGVFSHDEQKAVSKLPGLGHIPIIGEIFKNRAFDSTKRELVIFVTPRIVTPDSDKIHTLIEDVKSRYKQARSEVTFNIFD; this is encoded by the coding sequence ATGCTTGGACGCTTCACCCAGGCCGCCGCGATCGGCGCCCTGTTGACCGTGCTGGTCGCCGCGAGCGCGCAGGCCCAGGACAGCTCGACCCTCAATCTGGGCGTGGGCGCCCAGAAGGTGCTCTCCATCCCCGGCATGACGCGCATCTCCATCGGAGACCCGGGGGTCGCCGAGGTGAAGGCGCTGGGTCCCGGCCAGGTGCTCGTGCTCGGGCAGGGCGAGGGCAAGACGACGCTGCTGGTGTGGAAGGGCAACGGCCAGCGCGTCACCTACAACATCGCGGTGCGCAAGCAGGACCCCACCGAGGTCAGCTCCGACATCAAGAAGCTGCTCGGAGAGATTGAAGGCGTCAGCATCCGCATCGTGGGAGATCGCATCTTCCTGGACGGCCAGGCGTACACGTCCGCGGACGCCGCGCGCATCGAGGAGGTGGCGGCGCTCTACCCCAACGTGAAGAGCTTCGTGAAGGTGGCGCCCAACGCCAAGAAGCTCGTGGCGCAGAACCTCACCGCCGCCTTCCAGAAGGCGGGCCTGCGCAACGTGCAGGTCAACCCCCAGGGCTCCACCATCTTCCTGGAGGGCTCGGTGGAGAGCCAGCAGGAGATGCAGAAGGCGGAGCTGCTCGTCAAGGCGCTGGGCGAGAAGGTGGAGAACCTGCTCGTCGTGGGCATCAAGAAGATGATCATCTCCGAGGTGCAGTTCGTGGAGATCCGCCGCAACTCGCGCGATCGCTACGGCATCAAGTACCCCACGGACATCGCCGGCACCGTGTCCGCCACGGCCACCATCAACCAGGCGCTCTTCCCGGGCAGCTTCGGCTCGGGCGCGGGCATGGCGTCGCTGACGGGCGGCTCGGAGTTCGCCGTGGGCTTCCAGGGCAATGACGGCTACGGCCGGCTCCTGGCCCAGCCCAAGCTGGTGTGCGCCAGCGGCGAGAAGGCCGAGTTCCTCGCGGGCGGCGAGGTGCCCGTGCCCCTCATCACCCAGAACCAGTTCTCCGTGGAGTACAAGCCCTACGGCGTCATCCTCAACCTGCGCCCCACCGCGGACAGCAACGGCAACATCCAGACGGAGATCGAGGCCGAGGCGAGCGAGCTGGACACCTCGGTGGCCGTCTCCATCGGTGGCTCGGCGGCCATCCCCGGCTTCCGCACCCGCAAGGTGAAGACGAACGTCACCGTGCGCCACGGCGAGACGATCGTCCTGTCCGGCGTGTTCAGCCACGACGAGCAGAAGGCCGTCTCCAAGCTGCCGGGCCTGGGCCACATCCCCATCATCGGGGAGATCTTCAAGAACCGCGCGTTCGACTCCACCAAGCGCGAGCTCGTCATCTTCGTGACCCCGCGCATCGTCACGCCCGACTCGGACAAGATCCACACCCTCATCGAGGACGTGAAGAGCCGCTACAAGCAGGCGCGCTCCGAGGTCACCTTCAACATCTTCGACTGA
- a CDS encoding FHA domain-containing protein, with translation MPTLVIRHPDGSESEHELSGELKVGRQEGTNDLVLAEGGVSRRHARFFEEDGAVMVEDVGSANGTFVDGQRITGPTALTSRSEVVLGDYALKLKASARPAGARRSTKPAEEGGVALGGSKPESTRAMPAAKRPPAALARRPAPAAPPPEDNADGEKEDEGGFVLKGLTGPWANQKFRLQGKLVVGRQAPATVLLDDDSVSRRHAEVELTPQGPVLRDLGSANGTLLNGERVAANEPMNLQPGDIITFGMVEVAVERTGSAPPRRGRASRAEAASSEEAPAAASRKRLLVVAASVVGVLLVAGIVKSTTGGSEESASGALAAGGAPAVDPTEQIQELLSQCRSYSSSEMGGEPDWGRAESACSKVLNLDPINSEAVSLMKRITLEKDASEQFAQGIKALQRGKDEEALDLFKKIPKESSYFRRAKPKVQEAVSQVMKRSEDDCKRYVRDSQWSAAVPRCERYMGFACQKMSREELEPPIGFTLVLDSRRRLGRTEWRPRNKLYLDFLVARQKLDPNAEPWHCPVSDIFMDDDAAPNPRKIVEAAFKQRFSNKFMHEAMLDYWGGRGNEAVATLQRLRNNYEMAQFHADADKMIADVNNVDQLFKIGQGHLQSEDVEKAAESLQEALDVDKRLMDNLFEARPSFYRRNIQQDMAAKAITRGKYWDERGDGRRACRIWKLGFSFYAGNTDLNSDVGRCSTRALKAFKSAQTCQDLDLVLEYAVPNDGMAEKVAEQKKQSGC, from the coding sequence ATGCCTACCCTGGTCATCCGTCACCCCGACGGCAGCGAGAGCGAGCATGAACTGTCTGGCGAGCTGAAGGTCGGCCGCCAGGAGGGCACCAACGATCTGGTCCTCGCCGAGGGCGGTGTGTCGCGCCGCCACGCCCGCTTCTTCGAGGAAGACGGCGCGGTGATGGTGGAGGACGTGGGCAGCGCCAATGGCACCTTCGTGGATGGCCAGCGCATCACCGGCCCCACGGCCCTCACGTCCAGGTCGGAGGTGGTGCTGGGCGACTACGCCTTGAAGCTCAAGGCGTCCGCCCGGCCCGCCGGGGCGCGCCGGAGCACGAAGCCCGCGGAGGAGGGAGGCGTGGCGCTCGGAGGCTCGAAGCCGGAGTCCACCCGGGCGATGCCCGCCGCGAAGCGGCCTCCCGCGGCGCTCGCCCGGCGGCCCGCGCCCGCCGCGCCTCCCCCGGAGGACAACGCGGACGGGGAGAAGGAGGACGAGGGCGGGTTCGTGCTCAAGGGCCTCACGGGTCCCTGGGCCAACCAGAAGTTCCGGCTCCAGGGCAAGCTCGTCGTGGGCCGGCAGGCTCCCGCCACGGTGCTGCTCGACGACGACTCGGTGAGCCGCCGGCACGCCGAGGTGGAGCTCACCCCCCAGGGTCCGGTGCTGCGCGACCTGGGCAGTGCCAACGGCACGCTGCTCAATGGCGAGCGGGTGGCCGCCAACGAGCCCATGAACCTGCAGCCCGGCGACATCATCACCTTCGGCATGGTGGAGGTGGCGGTCGAGCGCACCGGCTCCGCGCCGCCCAGGCGGGGCCGTGCCTCGCGCGCCGAGGCGGCGTCCTCGGAAGAGGCTCCCGCGGCGGCCTCGCGCAAGCGGTTGCTCGTCGTGGCCGCCAGCGTGGTGGGCGTGCTGCTGGTGGCGGGAATCGTCAAGAGCACCACGGGGGGCTCGGAGGAGAGTGCCTCGGGGGCCCTGGCCGCCGGGGGGGCGCCCGCCGTGGATCCCACCGAGCAGATCCAGGAGTTGCTCAGCCAGTGCCGTTCCTACTCCTCCTCGGAGATGGGCGGCGAGCCCGATTGGGGCCGGGCGGAGTCGGCCTGTTCGAAGGTGCTGAACCTCGATCCGATCAACTCCGAGGCCGTCTCCCTCATGAAGCGCATCACGCTGGAGAAGGATGCCTCGGAGCAGTTCGCCCAGGGCATCAAGGCGCTCCAGCGCGGCAAGGACGAGGAGGCGCTGGATCTCTTCAAGAAGATTCCCAAGGAGAGCTCCTACTTCCGCCGGGCCAAGCCCAAGGTGCAGGAAGCGGTGAGCCAGGTGATGAAGCGCTCCGAGGACGACTGCAAGCGCTACGTGCGCGACTCCCAGTGGAGCGCGGCGGTGCCCCGGTGCGAGCGCTACATGGGCTTTGCCTGCCAGAAGATGTCGCGCGAGGAGCTGGAGCCGCCCATCGGCTTCACCCTCGTGCTCGACTCGCGCCGGCGTCTGGGCCGCACCGAGTGGCGGCCGAGGAACAAGCTCTACCTGGACTTCCTCGTCGCCCGGCAGAAGCTGGACCCGAATGCCGAGCCCTGGCACTGCCCCGTGTCGGACATCTTCATGGATGACGACGCGGCGCCCAATCCCCGCAAGATCGTGGAGGCGGCCTTCAAGCAGCGCTTCTCCAACAAGTTCATGCACGAGGCGATGCTGGACTACTGGGGCGGACGCGGCAACGAGGCCGTCGCCACGCTGCAGCGGCTGCGCAACAACTACGAGATGGCCCAGTTCCACGCGGACGCGGACAAGATGATCGCGGACGTGAACAACGTGGATCAGCTCTTCAAGATCGGCCAGGGCCACCTGCAGAGCGAGGACGTGGAGAAGGCCGCCGAGTCGCTCCAGGAGGCGCTGGACGTGGACAAGCGGCTGATGGACAACCTGTTCGAGGCGCGTCCGTCCTTCTACCGCCGCAACATCCAGCAGGACATGGCCGCCAAGGCCATCACCCGTGGCAAGTACTGGGACGAGCGCGGAGACGGGCGCCGGGCGTGCCGTATCTGGAAGCTGGGCTTCAGCTTCTACGCGGGCAACACGGACCTCAACTCGGACGTGGGCCGGTGCTCCACGCGCGCCCTCAAGGCCTTCAAGTCCGCCCAGACGTGCCAGGATCTGGATCTCGTCCTGGAATATGCCGTGCCCAATGACGGCATGGCGGAGAAGGTCGCCGAGCAGAAGAAGCAGAGCGGGTGTTGA
- the polA gene encoding DNA polymerase I has product MVPPPSNGAPRLVLIDASSFIFRAYHAIPPLTTRQGIPTNATLGFTRQVLKALRELEPTHVALAFDKESRAERQKIDPNYKANRKATPEDLAQQFPYIRRVVEGLALPILEVAGWEADDVIGTLAQRAVAEGFDVLVVTGDKDFVQIVSEHVHLYDPQNERYTDPSEVKTRLGIEPAQMRDYLALIGDAIDNVPKVPGIGPKSAVELLTQFGGVDALLSRLSEVKKPKMRAALEAHRDSLLLARDLVTFRTDLKLDVSISQLVRQPLREELLRPLFTELEFSALLKELPAREPTQLKTETEQITTKEALEALAAAIRQAGQVTLFPAYEGLPLSATLVGLGVALPDGTTRYVPLRHEGLGVEQVKPADFKRALAGVLEDEGVKKGGHDLKALWLLLAREGIHLRGGEEDVELLSYLLDASRRDHTLEFLARERMQVDLPALPSTGGRKPRPLKEFSPGEVAVAYAVRADVARRLVPGLQEELEPLGLNRLARELEVPLVPILARMEERGVKVDVAALRKISDKVGAECDAKVKEIHQLAGTEFNVGSNPQLAEVLYKKLELPVLKRGKTGPSTDQEVLEKLAEKHALPRAIIEYRSLSKLKSTYLDTLPELVTKDGRLHTTFHQAATATGRLSSSDPNLQNIPIRTELGMEIRRAFIADEGHQLVSADYSQIELRLLAHIAEDEVLLDAFARDEDIHSRTAAEIFGVPQAEVTRDQRRVAKMVNFGIAYGLSPYGLSTRLNIPEEEARDIIERYFTRYAGIKRYLDETVRVARERGHVETLFGRRRPMGDLSAKNRQVVQAAERAAINMPIQGTAADLMKKAMLEVDAELARKKLRTRMLLQVHDELLFEAPDDEVEAVKELSRRCMGAVMTLKVPLKVEVGAGNTWADAH; this is encoded by the coding sequence ATGGTCCCCCCTCCTTCGAATGGCGCGCCCCGCCTCGTCCTGATCGACGCCTCCAGCTTCATCTTCCGCGCCTATCACGCCATTCCCCCCCTGACGACCCGTCAGGGGATTCCCACCAACGCCACCCTGGGCTTCACCCGCCAGGTGCTCAAGGCGCTCCGGGAGCTCGAGCCCACCCACGTGGCGCTCGCCTTCGACAAGGAGAGCCGCGCCGAGCGCCAGAAGATCGATCCCAACTACAAGGCCAACCGCAAGGCGACGCCGGAGGACCTGGCCCAGCAGTTCCCCTACATCCGCCGCGTGGTGGAGGGGCTCGCGCTGCCCATCCTGGAGGTGGCCGGCTGGGAGGCGGACGACGTCATCGGCACCCTGGCCCAGCGCGCCGTCGCCGAGGGCTTCGACGTGCTCGTCGTCACCGGGGACAAGGACTTCGTGCAGATCGTCTCCGAGCACGTGCACCTCTATGATCCGCAGAACGAGCGCTACACGGATCCCTCCGAGGTGAAGACGCGCCTGGGCATCGAGCCGGCGCAGATGCGCGACTACCTGGCGCTCATCGGGGATGCCATCGACAACGTGCCCAAGGTGCCGGGCATCGGACCGAAGAGCGCGGTGGAGCTGCTCACCCAGTTCGGGGGCGTGGACGCGCTGCTCTCGCGGCTGTCCGAGGTGAAGAAGCCGAAGATGCGCGCGGCCCTGGAGGCCCACCGCGACAGCCTCCTGCTCGCGCGCGACCTGGTGACGTTCCGCACGGACCTGAAGCTGGACGTGAGCATCTCCCAGCTCGTGCGTCAGCCCCTGCGCGAGGAGCTCCTGCGCCCGCTCTTCACCGAGCTGGAGTTCTCCGCGCTGCTCAAGGAGCTGCCCGCCCGCGAGCCCACGCAGCTCAAGACGGAGACGGAGCAGATCACCACGAAGGAGGCGCTCGAGGCGCTCGCCGCGGCCATCCGTCAGGCGGGGCAGGTGACGCTCTTTCCCGCCTACGAGGGCCTGCCCCTGTCCGCCACGCTGGTGGGGCTCGGGGTGGCACTGCCGGATGGCACCACGCGCTACGTGCCCCTGCGCCACGAGGGGTTGGGCGTGGAGCAGGTGAAGCCCGCGGACTTCAAGCGCGCTCTCGCGGGCGTGCTGGAGGACGAGGGGGTGAAGAAGGGCGGGCATGATCTCAAGGCGCTGTGGCTCCTGCTCGCGCGCGAGGGCATCCACCTGAGGGGAGGGGAGGAGGACGTCGAGCTGTTGAGCTACCTGCTGGATGCGTCGCGGCGCGATCACACCCTGGAGTTCCTCGCCCGCGAGCGGATGCAGGTGGACCTGCCCGCGCTGCCCTCCACGGGGGGGCGCAAGCCGCGGCCCCTGAAGGAGTTCTCGCCCGGAGAGGTGGCGGTGGCGTACGCGGTGCGCGCGGACGTGGCGCGGCGGCTCGTGCCCGGGCTCCAGGAGGAGCTGGAGCCCCTGGGCCTCAACCGGCTCGCCAGGGAGCTGGAGGTGCCGCTCGTGCCGATCCTCGCGCGCATGGAGGAGCGGGGCGTGAAGGTGGACGTGGCGGCGCTGCGGAAGATCTCCGACAAGGTGGGCGCCGAGTGCGACGCCAAGGTGAAGGAGATCCACCAGCTCGCGGGCACCGAGTTCAACGTGGGCTCCAATCCCCAGCTCGCGGAGGTGCTCTACAAGAAGCTGGAGCTGCCGGTGCTCAAGCGGGGCAAGACGGGCCCGTCCACGGACCAGGAGGTGCTGGAGAAGCTCGCGGAGAAGCACGCGCTGCCGCGCGCCATCATCGAGTACCGCTCGCTGTCCAAGCTCAAGAGCACCTACCTGGACACGCTGCCGGAGCTGGTGACGAAGGACGGGCGCCTGCACACCACCTTCCACCAGGCGGCCACGGCCACGGGGCGCCTGTCCTCGTCGGACCCGAACCTGCAGAACATCCCCATCCGCACCGAGCTGGGCATGGAGATCCGCCGCGCCTTCATCGCCGACGAGGGCCACCAGCTCGTCTCCGCGGACTACAGTCAGATCGAGCTGCGGCTGCTCGCGCACATCGCCGAGGACGAGGTATTGCTGGACGCCTTCGCCCGGGACGAGGACATCCACAGCCGCACCGCGGCGGAGATCTTCGGCGTGCCGCAGGCGGAGGTGACGAGGGATCAGCGCCGGGTGGCGAAGATGGTCAACTTCGGCATCGCCTACGGCCTGTCGCCCTACGGCCTGTCCACGCGCCTGAACATCCCCGAGGAGGAGGCGCGCGACATCATCGAGCGCTACTTCACGCGCTACGCTGGCATCAAGCGCTACCTGGACGAGACGGTGCGGGTGGCGCGCGAGCGGGGCCATGTGGAGACACTCTTCGGACGGCGCCGGCCCATGGGGGACCTGAGCGCGAAGAACCGCCAGGTGGTGCAGGCCGCCGAGCGCGCCGCCATCAACATGCCGATTCAAGGCACGGCGGCCGACCTCATGAAGAAGGCGATGCTGGAGGTGGACGCGGAGCTGGCCCGCAAGAAGCTGCGCACGCGGATGCTGCTGCAGGTGCACGACGAATTGCTCTTCGAGGCGCCCGACGACGAGGTGGAGGCCGTGAAGGAGCTGTCGCGCCGGTGCATGGGCGCGGTGATGACGCTCAAGGTGCCGCTCAAGGTGGAAGTGGGGGCGGGAAACACGTGGGCGGACGCGCACTGA
- a CDS encoding FHA domain-containing protein: MIDQNTRPARKVGIADHLWETYEDMAQQMGSDRDALINQALFMFARLNGFLEVRPSRSEAAAEAPVAPATAAARPAAPAPARAAPPVLQPVSGGGAKTPQPPPREDTPLPAPAPQRAAPRLEERSSANTLDNDPARREVAERVLETAAELERLIKGKSNEPREELDEEPLADEHDSDLGLPEDEPLPEDEPPPEDEAPPEDEPMDQPVGGLLLSMDSAEPQSITKERFVIGRGKHCDLVINSGKVSREHAVIVREGDDFFIEDLGSSNGTWFNKQRIKRRKVEDGDEYFICSERVRLTYQ, encoded by the coding sequence ATGATTGACCAGAATACCCGTCCCGCCCGCAAGGTCGGCATCGCCGACCACCTGTGGGAGACCTACGAAGACATGGCCCAGCAGATGGGCTCGGACCGCGACGCGCTCATCAACCAAGCGTTGTTCATGTTCGCGCGTCTCAATGGCTTCCTCGAGGTGCGCCCGAGCCGTTCCGAGGCCGCCGCCGAGGCTCCCGTCGCTCCGGCCACGGCCGCCGCGCGGCCCGCCGCCCCGGCCCCCGCCCGAGCCGCTCCGCCCGTGTTGCAGCCGGTGAGCGGAGGCGGCGCCAAGACTCCGCAGCCGCCGCCCCGCGAGGACACGCCGCTGCCGGCGCCCGCCCCGCAGCGGGCCGCCCCTCGCCTCGAGGAGCGCTCCTCGGCGAACACCCTGGACAATGATCCGGCCCGCCGCGAGGTGGCCGAGCGCGTGCTGGAGACCGCCGCCGAGCTCGAGCGCCTCATCAAGGGCAAGAGCAACGAGCCGCGCGAGGAGCTCGACGAGGAGCCCCTGGCCGATGAGCACGACTCGGATCTGGGCCTGCCCGAGGACGAGCCGCTGCCCGAGGACGAGCCGCCCCCCGAGGACGAGGCGCCGCCCGAGGACGAGCCCATGGATCAGCCCGTGGGCGGGCTCCTGCTGTCCATGGACAGCGCCGAGCCGCAGAGCATCACCAAGGAGCGCTTCGTGATCGGCCGCGGCAAGCACTGCGACCTGGTCATCAACTCCGGCAAGGTGTCGCGCGAGCACGCCGTCATCGTCCGCGAGGGCGACGACTTCTTCATCGAGGACCTGGGCTCGTCCAACGGCACCTGGTTCAACAAGCAGCGCATCAAGCGCCGCAAGGTCGAGGACGGCGACGAGTACTTCATCTGCAGCGAGCGCGTCCGGCTCACCTACCAGTGA
- a CDS encoding YncE family protein, whose product MRILLPSLALSLVACSAAEPRPPPTDRFVYPSGIHYRSVAGSTRGILYVSSANFDRCFDQGTVMAVDLDRVGTEGNRLPLLSESSANPAAPVVTLEQLNVPPESQVFIQSYAGELAYWERTDAAPRIFVTARADGDFIHYIDVPEPTRLSCVGSTGNNCIEGALSLTQVSGQTDDLPRAPAPFGVDVGAQGDVWVTHLSAADSPAGSAPSGLSKAFQSYVVRLPGDEPRVSTSDFFSLSIPDLPQGGSNSVVVDERYVFVSGRYDVYASRSQATRRFLLRVLDKNNPGRLIDPGLDLSFAANDSRGLALTARPAVSGAASRRLYMAVRSPDSLLIVNVEGSEGDSPRMTVVGSVPLPLGPTEVELVPRGDGRAELVLISCSEAGVVAIYDPDVGQVVAQVSVGQIRGTESPRPFGLDVQREGNSARIFASNFGDGRISVIDIPNLDSPQNARLVAYLGARQDVGQSATCTEVQQ is encoded by the coding sequence ATGCGCATCCTCCTCCCCAGCCTCGCGCTCTCCCTCGTCGCGTGCTCCGCAGCCGAGCCGCGGCCCCCGCCCACGGATCGCTTCGTCTACCCGAGCGGCATCCACTACCGCTCCGTGGCCGGCTCCACGCGGGGCATCCTCTACGTGTCGAGTGCCAACTTCGACCGGTGCTTCGATCAGGGCACCGTCATGGCGGTCGATCTGGATCGCGTGGGCACGGAGGGCAACCGGCTGCCGCTGCTGAGCGAGTCGAGCGCCAACCCCGCCGCCCCCGTGGTGACGCTCGAGCAGCTCAACGTGCCGCCCGAATCCCAGGTCTTCATCCAGAGCTATGCCGGGGAGCTCGCCTACTGGGAGCGCACGGACGCGGCGCCCCGCATCTTCGTGACCGCGCGCGCCGACGGCGACTTCATCCACTACATCGACGTGCCGGAGCCGACGCGGCTGTCCTGCGTGGGCAGCACGGGCAACAACTGCATCGAGGGCGCGCTGTCCCTCACCCAGGTTTCGGGCCAGACGGATGATCTGCCCCGCGCGCCCGCGCCCTTCGGCGTGGACGTGGGGGCGCAGGGCGACGTGTGGGTGACACACCTGAGCGCCGCGGACTCTCCGGCCGGGTCGGCCCCGTCGGGCTTGAGCAAGGCCTTCCAGTCCTACGTGGTGCGTCTGCCGGGTGACGAGCCCCGGGTGTCCACGTCGGACTTCTTCTCGCTGTCCATTCCGGATCTCCCCCAGGGCGGCAGCAACTCGGTGGTCGTCGACGAGCGCTATGTGTTCGTCTCCGGCCGGTACGACGTGTACGCGTCGCGCAGCCAGGCGACCCGGCGATTCCTGCTGCGCGTGCTGGACAAGAACAACCCCGGGCGGCTGATCGACCCCGGGTTGGATCTGAGCTTCGCGGCGAATGACTCCCGGGGGCTCGCGCTGACGGCGAGGCCCGCGGTGTCGGGGGCGGCCAGCCGCCGGCTCTACATGGCCGTGCGCTCGCCGGACTCGCTGTTGATCGTGAACGTGGAGGGCAGTGAAGGGGACTCGCCCCGCATGACCGTGGTGGGCTCGGTGCCACTGCCGCTCGGACCCACGGAAGTGGAACTGGTGCCCCGAGGGGACGGGCGGGCGGAGCTGGTGCTCATCTCCTGCAGTGAGGCGGGTGTGGTGGCCATCTATGATCCGGACGTGGGTCAGGTCGTGGCCCAGGTGTCGGTGGGGCAGATCCGCGGCACCGAGTCGCCCCGGCCCTTCGGCCTCGACGTGCAGAGAGAGGGCAACTCGGCGCGTATCTTCGCCAGCAACTTCGGAGATGGACGCATCTCGGTGATCGACATCCCCAACCTCGACAGTCCGCAGAACGCGCGGCTCGTGGCCTACCTCGGCGCCCGTCAGGACGTGGGGCAGTCCGCGACGTGCACGGAGGTGCAGCAGTGA
- a CDS encoding ATPase, T2SS/T4P/T4SS family: MFLITLEEKGGGTEQIEFEKNEITIGRLDGNDIRLAKGNVSKYHSKIIAKDGKFIVVDMKSTNGTFVNGKKIAGPQVVKPTDQISIGDYILNVEVLEEEASQTRTAPPEEEYYDEEPVEEEPYEEEAPAPEANARMPASLASALAKNRKRIDPRVEAYTRLQKEIHDRLIEYLDLRRMDMDRLGDDELWRRTEKAISDIIDQMEADGELPPEVDREELLTDVINEALGLGPLEAFLASDEISEIMVNHANQIYIERKGKLVLSEKTFSSNQAVLGVIERIVAPIGRRIDESSPLVDARLKDGSRVNAIIPPLALKGPCITIRKFKKDSLKIQDLIKFKTVTAQMAEFLEMCVRARKNIVISGGTGSGKTTTLNIISSFIPEDERIVTVEDAAELQLPQDHWVQLESRPPNLEGKGAITIRDLVKNCLRMRPDRIVVGECRAGETLDMLQAMNTGHDGSLTTLHANTPRDAIARLETMVLMSGMELPVKAIREQIASAVHIIVQQTRFSDGTRKICYITEIAGMEVDIVTLQDIFYYKQEGFTDEGKVRGRYVASGFVPKFYDDLQRKGIPVNMSIFREE; the protein is encoded by the coding sequence ATGTTTCTGATTACGCTCGAGGAGAAGGGTGGCGGCACCGAGCAGATCGAGTTCGAGAAGAACGAGATCACCATCGGTCGCTTGGATGGCAACGACATCCGTCTCGCCAAGGGCAATGTCTCCAAGTACCACTCGAAGATCATCGCCAAGGACGGCAAGTTCATCGTCGTGGACATGAAGTCCACGAACGGCACCTTCGTGAACGGCAAGAAGATCGCCGGGCCGCAGGTGGTCAAGCCGACCGATCAGATCTCCATCGGCGACTACATCCTCAACGTGGAGGTGCTCGAGGAAGAGGCTTCCCAGACGCGCACGGCGCCTCCCGAGGAGGAGTACTACGACGAGGAGCCCGTCGAGGAGGAGCCCTACGAGGAGGAGGCGCCCGCGCCGGAAGCCAACGCGCGCATGCCCGCCTCGCTCGCCTCGGCGCTCGCCAAGAACAGGAAGCGGATTGATCCCCGGGTGGAGGCCTACACCCGGCTGCAGAAGGAGATCCACGACCGGCTCATCGAGTACCTCGACCTGCGCCGCATGGACATGGATCGGCTCGGGGACGACGAGCTGTGGCGGCGCACCGAGAAGGCCATCAGCGACATCATCGATCAGATGGAGGCGGACGGAGAGCTGCCTCCCGAGGTGGACCGCGAGGAGCTGCTCACCGACGTCATCAACGAGGCGCTGGGCCTGGGGCCCCTGGAGGCGTTCCTCGCGTCGGATGAGATCAGCGAGATCATGGTCAACCACGCCAACCAGATCTACATCGAGCGCAAGGGCAAGCTCGTGCTGAGCGAGAAGACGTTCAGCTCGAACCAGGCGGTGCTCGGCGTCATCGAGCGGATCGTCGCGCCCATCGGCCGGCGCATCGACGAGTCCAGCCCCCTGGTGGACGCGCGCCTCAAGGATGGCAGCCGCGTCAACGCCATCATCCCGCCGCTGGCGCTCAAGGGCCCCTGCATCACCATCCGCAAGTTCAAGAAGGACTCGCTGAAGATCCAGGATCTCATCAAGTTCAAGACCGTGACGGCGCAGATGGCCGAGTTCCTGGAGATGTGCGTCCGGGCGCGCAAGAACATCGTCATCTCGGGCGGCACGGGCTCGGGCAAGACGACGACGCTCAACATCATCAGCTCCTTCATCCCCGAGGACGAGCGCATCGTCACGGTGGAGGACGCCGCCGAGCTGCAACTGCCCCAGGATCACTGGGTGCAGCTCGAGAGCCGTCCGCCCAACCTGGAAGGCAAGGGCGCCATCACCATCCGCGACCTGGTGAAGAACTGCCTGCGCATGCGGCCCGACCGCATCGTGGTGGGCGAGTGCCGCGCGGGCGAGACGCTGGACATGCTCCAGGCGATGAACACGGGCCACGACGGCTCGCTCACCACGCTGCACGCCAACACGCCGCGCGACGCCATCGCCCGGCTGGAGACGATGGTGCTCATGAGCGGCATGGAGCTGCCGGTGAAGGCCATCCGCGAGCAGATCGCCAGCGCGGTGCACATCATCGTGCAGCAGACGCGCTTCTCCGACGGCACGCGCAAGATCTGCTACATCACGGAGATCGCCGGCATGGAGGTGGACATCGTCACCCTCCAGGACATCTTCTATTACAAGCAGGAAGGCTTCACGGACGAGGGCAAGGTGCGCGGCCGGTACGTGGCGAGTGGCTTCGTGCCCAAGTTCTATGATGACCTGCAGCGCAAGGGCATCCCCGTCAACATGAGCATCTTCCGCGAGGAATGA